The Athalia rosae chromosome 7, iyAthRosa1.1, whole genome shotgun sequence genome window below encodes:
- the LOC105684304 gene encoding neogenin isoform X3 produces the protein MELRVALISLTLLTIVGQAVSRSGLQLIVEPQDVVVEQGAPARLDCVAKSSLGSPVIQWRTDDGQPISFIGDSYRSQLANGSLYINGIYPGNSEVTGGYQCLASIDNVGAIVSRTATIRLASLPSFEKEPQDTMVYPGQVAYLSCVLPLSSSPPTIQWLKDEHPLLLDESRMTILPSGALEIDHVQSQDVGSYRCNASGLGQHRLSNKAQLATLTSDIDQETTAPVFIAKPMQQVAIEGTTVTLECAANGNPKPVIFWLKDGIAIDLASLDSRYRIVAASSLMITGIREIDHGLYQCRAENEVETLDASAEVTVQVPPTFVKKPVDKVANENQDLELECEIYGKPEPKVTWLKNGERITLSAYWQLVNGYNLRINGLLPIDAGIFQCIGVNPAGSIQASARLIINQPKKSGAHKTTTPKLLPKKHLHRQLYNNTWQHPSTLLGHTLPAFAQSPEISISPSDDPADILGTLGDPDSLINPEPPFIDETDTLDSIEGSIPSAPRDLTAVIVSTRFVTLRWREPENTNGDILTYYVYYKQDGSQRERVVNTLHNRLEGVIPGLQPNMKYQFRVVAQNAQGTGASSTILDVTTQSEADVPGPPLNLQGHPTNSTSVALTWEEPLITNGRVIRYIITYIEGDNEGKVHETTGTTYELVELMPFTEYNFWVQAVNENGPGASTSEITVRTLSAQPSQPPHNVTLEAGNSTSIIIRWEPPLEGENGVITGYKIKYRRHDRRHWAYITTQSNQRMYQLNGLEKHVVYQVRICALNVNGTGPWSDIMDIEPYERDLDETKVPNVPINLKTKAMSDSILVSWNPPKDQSIKVRGYTLGWGKGLPDNHTQKLDSKQRYYTIESLEPMSEYVITLRATNEVGAGNPAYANVRTMERSVPESIVPLIPPVGLKAIVLSASTMVLYWTDSTLPKSQYVTDKRYYVVRYTSYHHSSNPRYKYYNATDLNCMIDDLKPNTPYEFTVKLVKGRRESPWSMVVLNTTHEAAPSSPPRDLTVQTVDGHPTAVMLHWQPPKQPNGPITGYVISYTTDNTKWDRDWRVEAIIGEQTEIMIKVLQPITTYYFKIQARNSKGYGPFSSTVPFKTPLSNGIVYYDVPHARDGRGLSNMMIYIIVGLSVVFVTGVAVAVVVICCRRTPQSPDHKKGYIKESNQKTNIKPPDLWIHHDQMELKALEKSSINGEASTSGVVSNTLPRSGNQDYSQDSMHINSSSLDKRTYVPSYMGNNDEKCSTLTRQHNRGSHKPKLITLPVDTLPSHQPMATATPIVNSSMSQPTIHNSCGDAPSVRPSYPRTAAQYSLSRAHVTLEPTPESSPDSCSMPSTYEPLQTQIPYSAGNQQYGANNQYASGVYGSSSQPNSTVGVLENANAKRLQGHPLKSFSVPAPPPQSAPSTPAQQKHGVRPTISGSPYKKPPITSTQITKNRLASVVNPSHTAEEVERLKPSYSTEELNQEMANLEGLMKDLNAITASEFEC, from the exons GATAGACAATGTTGGAGCAATTGTGTCAAGAACGGCAACCATCAGGCTCGCAA gTCTGCcgagttttgaaaaagaacCACAAGACACAATGGTTTATCCGGGCCAAGTTGCTTACTTAAGCTGCGTTTTGCCGCTATCTTCGAGTCCTCCGACTATTCAATGGTTGAAAGACGAGCATCCTCTTCTGTTGGATGAAAGTCGGATGACGATATTACCTTCGGGGGCTTTGGAAATTGATCACGTACAATCGCAGGATGTTGGATCGTACAGATGTAATGCGAGTGGACTCGGACAACATAGACTCAGCAACAAGGCACAGCTCGCTACGTTGACGAGCGATATtg ATCAAGAAACAACTGCACCTGTTTTTATTGCAAAACCCATGCAGCAAGTTGCTATAGAAGGAACGACTGTCACTTTGGAGTGTGCAGCTAACGGCAATCCCAAGCCAGttattttttggctcaaagaCGGCATTGCTATTGATTTGGCGTCGTTGGACTCCAG GTACCGAATCGTAGCCGCATCCAGTCTCATGATTACCGGCATTAGAGAAATCGATCATGGATTGTATCAATGCAGAGCTGAAAATGAAGTAGAAACTTTGGATGCTTCGGCCGAGGTTACGGTGCaag tgCCTCCAACATTCGTCAAAAAACCGGTCGATAAAGTTGCTAACGAAAATCAAGACTTGGAGTTGGAATGCGAGATATATGGAAAGCCTGAGCCTAAAGTAACGTGGTTGAAAAATGGTGAAAGAATTACGCTGAGCGCCTATTGGCAACTGGTCAATGG CTACAATCTGCGGATCAACGGACTATTGCCAATTGACGCTGGTATCTTTCAGTGCATAGGAGTCAATCCTGCAGGCAGCATTCAGGCTTCGGCACGACTGATCATTAACCAGCCGA aaaaatcagGAGCTCATAAAACAACGACTCCAAAGTTACTTCCAAAAAAACATCTGCATCGGCAGTTGTACAACAACACTTGGCAGCACCCAAGCACCCTTCTGGGTCATACGCTCCCAGCTTTTGCCCAAAGTCCTGAAATTTCCATCAGTCCTTCGGATGATCCTGCGGATATATTGGGCACTTTAGGCGATCCCGATTCCCTGATCAACCCTGAACCCCCTTTTATAGACGAAACGGATACCCTGGACTCCATCGAAGGCAGCATTCCATCTGCTCCGAGAGATCTTACCGCCGTCATTGTTTCCACAAGATTTGTTACTCTAAGATGGAGAGAACCCGAGAATACTAACGGAGACATTCTAACTTATTATGTTTATTATAAACAGGACGGATCACAGAG GGAACGAGTTGTAAATACATTGCACAATAGATTAGAAGGGGTAATACCTGGACTACAACCAAACATGAAGTATCAATTTCGTGTGGTTGCGCAAAATGCTCAAGGGACAGGGGCATCTAGTACCATCCTTGATGTTACGACTCAATCTGAG GCGGATGTTCCCGGACCACCTCTAAATTTACAAGGTCATCCAACAAACAGCACCAGTGTTGCTTTGACATGGGAAGAACCTTTGATAACCAACGGCAGAGTTATcagatatattattacatatatagaa GGTGACAACGAAGGAAAAGTTCATGAGACAACTGGGACGACGTATGAACTTGTAGAACTAATGCCATTCACTGAATATAATTTCTGGGTTCAGGCAGTCAATGAAAATGGACCTGGTGCTTCGACCAGTGAAATTACTGTTCGGACTCTAAGTGCTCAACCTTCACAACCTCCGCACAACGTAACACTGGAAGCAGGCAATTCCACT AGTATAATCATTCGCTGGGAACCTCCGCTGGAAGGAGAAAATGGAGTGATTACTGGGTACAAAATTAAGTATCGCAGACACGACAGACGACATTGGGCATACATAACTACACAGAGTAACCAGAGAATGTATCAACTCAATGGACTAGAAAAACACGTGGTTTATCAAGTTCGGATATGCGCGTTAAACGTCAATGGAACGGGACCTTGGAGTGATATAATGGACATAGAACCTTACGAGAGGGATTTGGATGAAACTAAAGTTCCCAATGTTCCAATCAACTTGAAAA CTAAAGCTATGTCGGATTCAATACTGGTGTCTTGGAATCCTCCAAAGGATCAAAGTATCAAAGTACGTGGCTATACCTTGGGATGGGGTAAGGGACTTCCGGATAATCATACTCAAAAATTAGACAGCAAACAACGCTATTATACCATCGAATCGTTAG AACCGATGTCAGAATACGTAATTACCTTGAGAGCGACGAACGAAGTTGGGGCAGGAAACCCTGCGTACGCCAATGTCCGAACTATGGAACGTTCGGTACCAGAATCTATCGTACCTCTGATTCCACCTGTTGGACTAAAAGCTATCGTTCTTTCAGCTAGCACCATGGTACTTTATTGGACTGATAGTACCCTACCGAAGAGTCAG TATGTGACTGACAAGAGGTATTACGTAGTACGATACACATCTTATCACCACAGTAGTAACCCACGATATAAATATTACAATGCTACGGATCTGAATTGTATGATCGATGACCTCAAACCCAACACACCATATGAATTTACCGTTAAATTGGTCAAG GGAAGAAGAGAATCTCCTTGGAGTATGGTAGTACTGAATACGACACACGAAGCCGCGCCAAGTTCACCCCCTCGGGATCTCACTGTCCAGACCGTAGATGGTCATCCAACAGCTGTTATGCTTCATTGGCAACCTCCGAAGCAGCCCAATGGTCCTATTACTG GTTACGTCATATCCTATACAACGGACAATACAAAATGGGACAGAGATTGGCGCGTCGAAGCCATAATTGGAGAACAGACTGAGATTATGATAAAAGTCTTACAGCCTATTACGACTTATTACTTCAAGATTCAGGCCCGCAACTCTAAAGGCTACGGTCCATTTTCATCTACTGTTCCATTTAAAACACCTCTAA GCAATGGCATTGTGTACTATGACGTTCCGCATGCTCGAG ACGGTCGAGGGCTTTCCAATATGATGATATACATAATAGTCGGACTCTCTGTGGTATTTGTTACTGGTGTGGCTGTCGCGGTTGTTGTTATATGCTGTCGCCGAACCCCGCAATCTCCGGATCACAAAAAGGG atatataaaagAATCTAATCAGAAAACGAATATCAAGCCACCCGACCTTTGGATTCATCATGATCAAATGGAGCTCAAAGCTctagaaaaatcttcgatcaaTGGCGAAGCCTCTACCAGCGGGGTGGTCAGCAATACCTTGCCAAGATCTGGAAATCAGGATTACAGCCAGGATAGCATGCACATAAATTCTAGCTCTTTGGATAAACGTACCTATGTGCCTAGCTATATGG GtaacaacgatgaaaaatgttcTACCCTCACAAGACAACACAACCGAGGAAGTCATAAACCTAAACTCATTACCCTTCCCGTTGATACACTTCCTTCACATCAGC CAATGGCGACGGCTACTCCTATAGTAAATAGTAGCATGTCGCAACCCACTATTCATAATTCATGTGGCGATGCACCTTCGGTCAGGCCAAGTTATCCAAGGACAGCAGCTCAATACAGTTTGAGTAGAGCTCACGTTACTTTGGAACCAACGCCAGAATCTAGCCCAGATTCTTGCAGTATGCCAAGCACTTACGAACCTCTTCAAACTCAG ATTCCGTATTCTGCGGGTAATCAACAATATGGAGCTAACAATCAGTACGCTTCGGGTGTTTACGGCTCTAGTAGTCAGCCAAACAGCACAGTTGGTGTTCTAGAAAATGCGAATGCCAAAAGACTGCAAGGTCATCCGCTTAAAAGTTTTAGCGTACCAGCGCCGCCCCCACAATCCGCTCCGTCGACACCTGCTCAGCAGAAACACGGTG TGAGGCCGACGATATCTGGAAGCCCTTACAAAAAACCACCTATAACATCAACGCAAATAACGAAAAACAGATTAGCTTCTGTCGTAAACCCATCGCACACTGCAGAAGAGGTTGAACGATTGAAG CCGTCTTATAGCACAGAGGAATTGAACCAAGAGATGGCAAATTTAGAAGGATTAATGAAAGACTTGAACGCCATTACCGCGTCGGAATTTGAGTGCTAA
- the LOC105684304 gene encoding neogenin isoform X4, whose product MELRVALISLTLLTIVGQAVSRSGLQLIVEPQDVVVEQGAPARLDCVAKSSLGSPVIQWRTDDGQPISFIGDSYRSQLANGSLYINGIYPGNSEVTGGYQCLASIDNVGAIVSRTATIRLASLPSFEKEPQDTMVYPGQVAYLSCVLPLSSSPPTIQWLKDEHPLLLDESRMTILPSGALEIDHVQSQDVGSYRCNASGLGQHRLSNKAQLATLTSDIDQETTAPVFIAKPMQQVAIEGTTVTLECAANGNPKPVIFWLKDGIAIDLASLDSRYRIVAASSLMITGIREIDHGLYQCRAENEVETLDASAEVTVQVPPTFVKKPVDKVANENQDLELECEIYGKPEPKVTWLKNGERITLSAYWQLVNGYNLRINGLLPIDAGIFQCIGVNPAGSIQASARLIINQPKKSGAHKTTTPKLLPKKHLHRQLYNNTWQHPSTLLGHTLPAFAQSPEISISPSDDPADILGTLGDPDSLINPEPPFIDETDTLDSIEGSIPSAPRDLTAVIVSTRFVTLRWREPENTNGDILTYYVYYKQDGSQRERVVNTLHNRLEGVIPGLQPNMKYQFRVVAQNAQGTGASSTILDVTTQSEADVPGPPLNLQGHPTNSTSVALTWEEPLITNGRVIRYIITYIEGDNEGKVHETTGTTYELVELMPFTEYNFWVQAVNENGPGASTSEITVRTLSAQPSQPPHNVTLEAGNSTSIIIRWEPPLEGENGVITGYKIKYRRHDRRHWAYITTQSNQRMYQLNGLEKHVVYQVRICALNVNGTGPWSDIMDIEPYERDLDETKVPNVPINLKTKAMSDSILVSWNPPKDQSIKVRGYTLGWGKGLPDNHTQKLDSKQRYYTIESLEPMSEYVITLRATNEVGAGNPAYANVRTMERSVPESIVPLIPPVGLKAIVLSASTMVLYWTDSTLPKSQYVTDKRYYVVRYTSYHHSSNPRYKYYNATDLNCMIDDLKPNTPYEFTVKLVKGRRESPWSMVVLNTTHEAAPSSPPRDLTVQTVDGHPTAVMLHWQPPKQPNGPITGYVISYTTDNTKWDRDWRVEAIIGEQTEIMIKVLQPITTYYFKIQARNSKGYGPFSSTVPFKTPLNGRGLSNMMIYIIVGLSVVFVTGVAVAVVVICCRRTPQSPDHKKGYIKESNQKTNIKPPDLWIHHDQMELKALEKSSINGEASTSGVVSNTLPRSGNQDYSQDSMHINSSSLDKRTYVPSYMGNNDEKCSTLTRQHNRGSHKPKLITLPVDTLPSHQPMATATPIVNSSMSQPTIHNSCGDAPSVRPSYPRTAAQYSLSRAHVTLEPTPESSPDSCSMPSTYEPLQTQIPYSAGNQQYGANNQYASGVYGSSSQPNSTVGVLENANAKRLQGHPLKSFSVPAPPPQSAPSTPAQQKHGVSQVTVRPTISGSPYKKPPITSTQITKNRLASVVNPSHTAEEVERLKPSYSTEELNQEMANLEGLMKDLNAITASEFEC is encoded by the exons GATAGACAATGTTGGAGCAATTGTGTCAAGAACGGCAACCATCAGGCTCGCAA gTCTGCcgagttttgaaaaagaacCACAAGACACAATGGTTTATCCGGGCCAAGTTGCTTACTTAAGCTGCGTTTTGCCGCTATCTTCGAGTCCTCCGACTATTCAATGGTTGAAAGACGAGCATCCTCTTCTGTTGGATGAAAGTCGGATGACGATATTACCTTCGGGGGCTTTGGAAATTGATCACGTACAATCGCAGGATGTTGGATCGTACAGATGTAATGCGAGTGGACTCGGACAACATAGACTCAGCAACAAGGCACAGCTCGCTACGTTGACGAGCGATATtg ATCAAGAAACAACTGCACCTGTTTTTATTGCAAAACCCATGCAGCAAGTTGCTATAGAAGGAACGACTGTCACTTTGGAGTGTGCAGCTAACGGCAATCCCAAGCCAGttattttttggctcaaagaCGGCATTGCTATTGATTTGGCGTCGTTGGACTCCAG GTACCGAATCGTAGCCGCATCCAGTCTCATGATTACCGGCATTAGAGAAATCGATCATGGATTGTATCAATGCAGAGCTGAAAATGAAGTAGAAACTTTGGATGCTTCGGCCGAGGTTACGGTGCaag tgCCTCCAACATTCGTCAAAAAACCGGTCGATAAAGTTGCTAACGAAAATCAAGACTTGGAGTTGGAATGCGAGATATATGGAAAGCCTGAGCCTAAAGTAACGTGGTTGAAAAATGGTGAAAGAATTACGCTGAGCGCCTATTGGCAACTGGTCAATGG CTACAATCTGCGGATCAACGGACTATTGCCAATTGACGCTGGTATCTTTCAGTGCATAGGAGTCAATCCTGCAGGCAGCATTCAGGCTTCGGCACGACTGATCATTAACCAGCCGA aaaaatcagGAGCTCATAAAACAACGACTCCAAAGTTACTTCCAAAAAAACATCTGCATCGGCAGTTGTACAACAACACTTGGCAGCACCCAAGCACCCTTCTGGGTCATACGCTCCCAGCTTTTGCCCAAAGTCCTGAAATTTCCATCAGTCCTTCGGATGATCCTGCGGATATATTGGGCACTTTAGGCGATCCCGATTCCCTGATCAACCCTGAACCCCCTTTTATAGACGAAACGGATACCCTGGACTCCATCGAAGGCAGCATTCCATCTGCTCCGAGAGATCTTACCGCCGTCATTGTTTCCACAAGATTTGTTACTCTAAGATGGAGAGAACCCGAGAATACTAACGGAGACATTCTAACTTATTATGTTTATTATAAACAGGACGGATCACAGAG GGAACGAGTTGTAAATACATTGCACAATAGATTAGAAGGGGTAATACCTGGACTACAACCAAACATGAAGTATCAATTTCGTGTGGTTGCGCAAAATGCTCAAGGGACAGGGGCATCTAGTACCATCCTTGATGTTACGACTCAATCTGAG GCGGATGTTCCCGGACCACCTCTAAATTTACAAGGTCATCCAACAAACAGCACCAGTGTTGCTTTGACATGGGAAGAACCTTTGATAACCAACGGCAGAGTTATcagatatattattacatatatagaa GGTGACAACGAAGGAAAAGTTCATGAGACAACTGGGACGACGTATGAACTTGTAGAACTAATGCCATTCACTGAATATAATTTCTGGGTTCAGGCAGTCAATGAAAATGGACCTGGTGCTTCGACCAGTGAAATTACTGTTCGGACTCTAAGTGCTCAACCTTCACAACCTCCGCACAACGTAACACTGGAAGCAGGCAATTCCACT AGTATAATCATTCGCTGGGAACCTCCGCTGGAAGGAGAAAATGGAGTGATTACTGGGTACAAAATTAAGTATCGCAGACACGACAGACGACATTGGGCATACATAACTACACAGAGTAACCAGAGAATGTATCAACTCAATGGACTAGAAAAACACGTGGTTTATCAAGTTCGGATATGCGCGTTAAACGTCAATGGAACGGGACCTTGGAGTGATATAATGGACATAGAACCTTACGAGAGGGATTTGGATGAAACTAAAGTTCCCAATGTTCCAATCAACTTGAAAA CTAAAGCTATGTCGGATTCAATACTGGTGTCTTGGAATCCTCCAAAGGATCAAAGTATCAAAGTACGTGGCTATACCTTGGGATGGGGTAAGGGACTTCCGGATAATCATACTCAAAAATTAGACAGCAAACAACGCTATTATACCATCGAATCGTTAG AACCGATGTCAGAATACGTAATTACCTTGAGAGCGACGAACGAAGTTGGGGCAGGAAACCCTGCGTACGCCAATGTCCGAACTATGGAACGTTCGGTACCAGAATCTATCGTACCTCTGATTCCACCTGTTGGACTAAAAGCTATCGTTCTTTCAGCTAGCACCATGGTACTTTATTGGACTGATAGTACCCTACCGAAGAGTCAG TATGTGACTGACAAGAGGTATTACGTAGTACGATACACATCTTATCACCACAGTAGTAACCCACGATATAAATATTACAATGCTACGGATCTGAATTGTATGATCGATGACCTCAAACCCAACACACCATATGAATTTACCGTTAAATTGGTCAAG GGAAGAAGAGAATCTCCTTGGAGTATGGTAGTACTGAATACGACACACGAAGCCGCGCCAAGTTCACCCCCTCGGGATCTCACTGTCCAGACCGTAGATGGTCATCCAACAGCTGTTATGCTTCATTGGCAACCTCCGAAGCAGCCCAATGGTCCTATTACTG GTTACGTCATATCCTATACAACGGACAATACAAAATGGGACAGAGATTGGCGCGTCGAAGCCATAATTGGAGAACAGACTGAGATTATGATAAAAGTCTTACAGCCTATTACGACTTATTACTTCAAGATTCAGGCCCGCAACTCTAAAGGCTACGGTCCATTTTCATCTACTGTTCCATTTAAAACACCTCTAA ACGGTCGAGGGCTTTCCAATATGATGATATACATAATAGTCGGACTCTCTGTGGTATTTGTTACTGGTGTGGCTGTCGCGGTTGTTGTTATATGCTGTCGCCGAACCCCGCAATCTCCGGATCACAAAAAGGG atatataaaagAATCTAATCAGAAAACGAATATCAAGCCACCCGACCTTTGGATTCATCATGATCAAATGGAGCTCAAAGCTctagaaaaatcttcgatcaaTGGCGAAGCCTCTACCAGCGGGGTGGTCAGCAATACCTTGCCAAGATCTGGAAATCAGGATTACAGCCAGGATAGCATGCACATAAATTCTAGCTCTTTGGATAAACGTACCTATGTGCCTAGCTATATGG GtaacaacgatgaaaaatgttcTACCCTCACAAGACAACACAACCGAGGAAGTCATAAACCTAAACTCATTACCCTTCCCGTTGATACACTTCCTTCACATCAGC CAATGGCGACGGCTACTCCTATAGTAAATAGTAGCATGTCGCAACCCACTATTCATAATTCATGTGGCGATGCACCTTCGGTCAGGCCAAGTTATCCAAGGACAGCAGCTCAATACAGTTTGAGTAGAGCTCACGTTACTTTGGAACCAACGCCAGAATCTAGCCCAGATTCTTGCAGTATGCCAAGCACTTACGAACCTCTTCAAACTCAG ATTCCGTATTCTGCGGGTAATCAACAATATGGAGCTAACAATCAGTACGCTTCGGGTGTTTACGGCTCTAGTAGTCAGCCAAACAGCACAGTTGGTGTTCTAGAAAATGCGAATGCCAAAAGACTGCAAGGTCATCCGCTTAAAAGTTTTAGCGTACCAGCGCCGCCCCCACAATCCGCTCCGTCGACACCTGCTCAGCAGAAACACGGTG TTTCCCAAGTTACAGTGAGGCCGACGATATCTGGAAGCCCTTACAAAAAACCACCTATAACATCAACGCAAATAACGAAAAACAGATTAGCTTCTGTCGTAAACCCATCGCACACTGCAGAAGAGGTTGAACGATTGAAG CCGTCTTATAGCACAGAGGAATTGAACCAAGAGATGGCAAATTTAGAAGGATTAATGAAAGACTTGAACGCCATTACCGCGTCGGAATTTGAGTGCTAA